GAGATGTTATACAGGACACTGGGGCGCACCGGAGAAAAAGTATCCCTAATTGGTTTAGGCGGGCACCACATCGGACGGATAGAAGATGAGCAAGAGAGCATCAAACTGATGCGTAGTGCCATTGATCGAGGCATCAATTTTATGGATAACTGCTGGGATTATCATGATGGAAATAGCGAAATCCGTATGGGTAAAGCGCTCCAGAATGGTTATCGCGACAAGGTGTTTTTAATGACTAAAATCGACGGGCGAACGAAAGAGGCTGCTGCTAAGCAAATTGACGAGTCTTTGAAACGCTTGCAAACCGATTCTATCGATTTGATGCAGCATCATGAAGTGATTCGCTTGGAAGATCCGGATCGGATCTTTGCTGCCGGCGGTGCGATGGAGGCTGTGGTTGCGGCACAGAAAGCCGGCAAAATTCGCTACATTGGCTTTACAGGACATAAAGATCCTCTTGTTCATCTCAGAATGCTAGAAATTGCCGATCAAAATAATTTCCGTTTTGATGCAGTGCAGATGCCGCTTAATGCGATGGACGCTCATTTTCGCAGTTTTGAAAGCGAAGTTTTAACCAGACTGGTGAAAGATGAAATCGGAGTTCTGGGAATGAAATCAATGGGCGATCCCTACATTTTAAAGAGCAATACGATTAAACCAATTGAATGCCTTCATTACGTCATGAATTTGCCAACTTCAACAGTCATCACCGGCATGGAGACTATGGAAATTCTAGAGCAAGCCTTCGAGGCAGTACGAACGTTTGAGGCGATGAGTCAAGAACAAGTTTCGGCGTTGTTAGCTAAGACTCGCGAGGCGGCTTTAAAAGGTGAATACGAGCTTTATAAGACGTCTAACCGATTTGACGGTACAGCGAAGAATCCAGAGTGGTTGGGGTAAGCGCTATTTGGAGAATGAAAATAAGAGTGTGAAAGCAAGCTGAGAGGGGTGCGCCGACGGAAATCGTCATCGTTTAATCTCTAACATTTTACTGGTGTCACCCTACTTTTCTTTGATTAAATATTTAAAAATTAAATAGGCATTAAAATTGTTCAACAAAAACAACAAAATTTATTAATTAAGGTTTAAAACTTTGTATTATATATTACTCGCTTTATGATTTTTTTATTTTTTATGTTGCCTACTGACCGACTATGCAGTGCGGGTAAATCTGCTAATTGATTAAGTTACATTTTTTTACGCAATCATATTTATTGAGACTTACCTGTTTATCATTTTGAGCAAGATGGAGAAGAAGTTGCCGACAAAGCAGAGATAAGAGGAATGAGGAAATGCAGGAAGAACAAAAACAGAGGGCGCTGGCGGGTTTGCAAGCGTTTTTAAATATGCCGGTGGAAACGTTGTTGCAAGAACGCGCAAAAGAAAACGCGCCGACAGCCGCTCTAAAGTTGTTTGATTCAGTGGTTGCAACTGTGCCGGCTTATCAGTCATTCTTACAAGAACAAGGCATTGATCCAACTTCAATTAAAACCTTTGAAGACTTTCAAAAACTACCCCTGACAACCAAAGAAAATTACTTGCGCCGGCACTCTCTCCCTGCACTTTGTCGCAATGGAAAACTGGAAAATTGCGATATAATTGCCGTTTCCTCCGGTTCAACCGGCACTCCCACATTTTGGCCCCGTTTTATCACCGATGAGTTCCAAATTGCCAGCCGATTTGAGCAAATTTTTCGTGACAGTTTCCAAGCCGATAGTCTCCACACACTAGCTGTCATTTGTTTTGCTTTAGGAACTTGGGTAGGAGGGATGTATACCGCTAGCTGCTGCCGGCACCTTGCTGCAAAAGGCTACCCGATTACTGTGATCACTCCAGGTAACAATAAAACAGAAATTTTTCGAGTTGTACAAGAACTCGCACCGGCATTTGATCAAGTCGTACTTTTAGGCTATCCACCGTTTTTAAAAGATACCATTGATGCCGGCATCGCCCAAGGCATCGAGTGGGATAAATATGCAATTAAGTTAGTGATGGCAGGTGAGGTTTTTAGCGAAGAGTGGCGGACTTTAGTAGGCGAACGCATGGGTTCGTTAAGTCCTTGCTATGACTTTGCTTCCCTTTACGGGACAGCAGATGCCGGCGTTTTAGGCAATGAGACACCGCTGAGTATCTGCATTCGCCGGTTTTTGGCAAATCATCCTACTGTCGCCCGTTCCCTGTTTGGGGAGTCTCGCCTGCCAACGCTGGTACAGTATGATCCCTTGAGTCGCTTTTTTGAGGTAGATAATGGCACTTTGCTGTTTTCTGGTGACAACGGTATTCCTTTAGTTCGCTATCACATTTCCGATGCCGGTGGAATTATTTCTTATTCTGAAATGCTGCAATTTCTTTTAGACTGGGGTTTTGATCCCCTGGATGAATTACAATCTCAGAGTGAGCGAGGCATTTATTCTTTACCTTTTGTTTATGTGTTTGGTCGCTCTCATTTTACAGTTTCTTATTTCGGGGCAAATGTTTATCCAGAAAACGTCACCGTTGGATTAGAACAGCCACTTATTCAAGATTGGGTAACGGGTAAATTTGTCTTGCAAGTAAAAGAAGACGCGGATAAAAATCGGTTGTTATCTATTGTTGTGGAATTAGCGCCGGCAGTGGAAGCAAGTGAAGAAAAGCAGGAGGCGATTGCGGCTTCTATTTTAACTCATCTGCGCCGGCTTAATAGTGAGTTTGCGAACTATGTCCCAGAAGATTACCAAATCCCACAAATCACCCTAACACCCACCGGCGATCCTGAATATTTTCCGGTTGGAGTTAAGCATCGCTACACGCGCCGGTGAGTTTCGATTTAAGGGTTTATAAAATTGAGGAGAGAGTGAGCGATAAGGGCGCAAGAGCGTATGCGCCCGAATTATGGAGGTAGGGGAGAAAGTTAGATTTGGATGAAATCACTTTCTGAAATTGAGCTGGGATCGATTCCAACCACATTGGCAATAAATTGACCGTTAGAAGCAATCAACGTTGAATTTTCGCCCGCTGCAATTACGAGCTGTCTGAAAGTTAAACCACCCGATAAAGCCAGTAAATCTTCACCTTTGATAAAATCAATGATGGTATCGGTTCCTTCTCCTACAGCTAAGACAAACTGATCGAAACCACTGCCGCCGGTTAAAAAGTCGCTATCTGATTCTCCCCTGAGAATATCATCACCCTCACTACCAATTAAGGTATCACTTCCTTTGCCTCCGTAAAGGCTATCATTCCCTAAATCCCCGGATAAATAATCAGTCCCTAGGTTGCCGAATAGGGCATCATTATTCTGACCGCCATAAAGAATATCATCTCTACCGGCACCGCTCAAAATATCATCGGCTTGATTGCCATTAAGGGTATCATTTCCCTCATCTCCAATCACTATGTCATTGCCTTCCAGCCCTAAAACTGTATTATTTAAAGCATATCCATCCAGATAATTGTTTTGAGACAGATCGAGAGCAGTATCTATCTGATTCAGTAGTCCCAAATAAGAAAATCCTGGCGTAACTCTTAAACTTTCCGCACCCAACCTTGAGCTAAGGGGTGTTACCAGTTGCGGCAGTGCAACCGACATGGCTGCGGCAAACTCTTGAAAATCAGGATCATTGGTGAAAGAAAAAGAAGGGTTGTTCAATTCCTCAGCAGAAATTTCCCGCTCACTGTAACCGGCAGGAGGGGTACTTAGTAGACCTTCCACTCGATGTTTAGTTCGTACAATTAGTGGATTAATATTTGGGTCGGTAAAGGATTGTAAAATTACTTGTCCCGGAAGAAAAGCTTGTCCAGACAGGCTGACAAAGTCGCCATTAACAATGTAGTGAACGACGGGTTTGTCAGAGCCTCCTTGTTGAATAAATGCACTGACAGCCGTTTGGTTAACCCCTGGAGAGTTGAAAGTAATTGTCCCGCCGATGAGAGGGGTAAATACAGCTGCTGCAGTTTGCGCTAAGGCACCACCCAGGCTGTGACCCATCACTTGAGCTAATAATTGATTGGGATTTTTAGTGGTATCTTGGCTAATTTCTGTGAGCCAACTTTGTAGAGCTTCCTGATTGGCTTGTATTTGGCTAACACCTACTCCCCGCGCATCTGATAGCGCGATATCATCAACAGGGGAATCGGCACCGCGAAAGACAAGAACGGGGGGTCTATCTGGTGTTGCGGAAACTAACCCGATAGCGTGAAGACCTGTTTGCGGATCGTCAAATACTCGATCAATTGTGTAGCCGGTGGCCGCTAGAAAACCTTGAACTTGACTTTGGAACTGTGGATTATCATCCACATAAACAATTGACTTTGCTAGACTTTCATAAACGGCTGCTGATGCACTCATGACTTAGTTTCCTCTGTTATTGCCGGTTGAAATTCAGCAATTGTACATGATGTGTCGTGACTTCGTATGCTTTTTGCTACCGACACCGGCACAAAGGATGCTGAGCAAGTTTTCAGATTTGAAACCCACAAAATAGGCGCTTATTTCGCAAATTAGCAAAATTTCTGCACCTTTCCTCACTCAGACGCGACGAGTGCAATGCCGGTGGCGACGAGTTGTAAAATAGATAAAGAAAGCTTTACAAATCTTGAGCTAGCTTCTCAAATTGTGTAAAAGCCACTAAATATAGCATTTCCCCAACTCTCAACCCCGAATCACTATGGCAATCTTCCGTCAGTACATCGCACCATTTTTAATTTTGTTAGTGTTTTTGGTGGCACTGGTTGCAGTGGCTGCTCGCAGCTTTTTGCCGAACGATATGGCAGCACCGGCACCCGTTGAAGAAGTCACACCCCAAACATCAAGCGCACCAATCCAAACGCTCAGCTCGCTCCATGCGGATGCCGGCTTGCAGAATAGTTCAGCATACCAATTACATTTAAGGGCGAGTGTCAATTAGTGCTGTTACCGGGATACACGTTGCGTACCGGCTCTGGCTTAGATCGGGCTTTGCTGGTCAAGTTCATGCAGCGAACTTACCAAGAACTTTACCCAGAACAGGATTTTTCCCATTTAGCCCTAACTGTTGAACAGTATTTTTCCAACAAAACGCCGCTTTGGTGGGTTGATCTCAAGGATGAAGCGGACAGTACATTTTACCCCCCTCCCTTCACCCGTCATCCTTCCCCTGTCGGTTGTTTGTGGGTGGGGAATGCCATCGATCAGCCGAGTGGGGATCGGCACGCTCACATTTTTCTGGTATATGTCGCGCCAGAACACCGACGTCGCGGGATTGGTGAGGCGTTAGTGTCTCATGCTGAAGCTTGGGCCAAAGAACGCGGTGATCATCAAATTGCCCTGCAAGTTTTTGTGCAGAACCAGCCTGCTTTGAATCTATACCAAAAGCTGGGCTATCAAACCCAGTCTCTGTGGATGTTAAAACTTCTGCAACCCAATCAAGAATGAACCTGACAAGATTTACGCATAATCGCAATTGTGCGTAAGTCTGGGCTGATTGCTTCCTGCTGCCTTGTGTAGAATGTGCGAATACTATTATTTAGGTTCAAAGAAACAAAGACTTCCCCTAAACTGCTAAAGCTCCTCTGCTGATATGTGGCGAATCGAAGTTGAAACCGTATAATAGCAGTGCGCTTCGTGCGGTAAAGTTACTTTTATGGACGATTACGATGACTTGAGTGCCCTCACGATTGAGGCAGAACTGGAAAGTCCTTTGGATCTGATGGAAGAGGCAGAGCCTCCCAAGCCCGATCCAGAGGAAATGCTGCCATTGCTGGACTCACCAGACTCCCAACAACGGATGTTGGCAACGCGGGCTTTTTGCGAAATTCAGGATGAGCGGGCAATTCCCCATTTGATCCGGTTGTTAAAAGATCCTTGCCCGTTAGTTAGGGTTAGCGCCGGCTATGCGTTGGGGCGAAATCCCAGTCCGGATGCGGTCGATTCGCTGATAGAACAGCTTAATCGGGATTGGAATGGCTATGTGCGTAAGGGCGTGGTTTGGGCGCTGGGAAATTGTCGCGATCGCCGGTCGTTAATGCCTTTGCTGGATGCGCTGAAAACGGATATTTCTGCGGTGCGCCTGTGGGCGGCTAGTTCACTGGGCCAGATGGCTTCAGTCGGTTATGATACGGTGATTGCTGCCCTTCCTCCACTCATTGAATCGTTGCGTCGAGATCCGATGCCGGCGGTGCGGAGTAATTGCGCTTGGGCGTTGGGGCAATTGTGCCGTGAATTGCCTTCTAATGTGGTGTATGCCACGGCAATTGATGCCTTAATTGAGGCTTTTGCGGAAGATGAAGATATGGGCGTTCGCGAAGATGCTAAAGGTTCTCTGTTACGTGTGGGCGATCCGCGTGGTATACAGCTGATTGAGGAATTGGAACTTGAAGGTTGGCCTCTTGTTTAGGAGTTAGGGAGGAGTTTTTTAACCGCAGATAAACGCAGATGTTGCGGTAGTTTGCTGTTAGGTATACAGAGATAAACGCAGATGATCTAATGGTTAGGGTGATTGGGTATTGCCAATTGCTTGACCGGCTATCCAAGCGGTTGTCCAGGCACTCTGAAAGTTAAAGCCGCCGGTGACTCCATCAATGTCTAAAATTTCTCCGGCAAAATACAGTCCTGAACAGTGCCGGCTTTCCATTGTTTTGAAATCGATTTCTTTTAAGTTAACGCCGCCACAGGTGACGAATTCTTCTTTGAAAATGCCTTTGCCGGTGATTTCGTATTTGCCTTGAATGAGTTGTTGAATGAGTTCATTTAAGGATTTATTGGGAAGTTCTGCCCAGCGTTTTTCGTTATCAATACCGGCAGCATCAATTAAACGTTCCCAAAGCCGGCGGGGAATGGGAACGGGACAACTGGTTGAGATTGCACGTCGGGGCAGTTGAGATTTTACGAGGAGTAACATTTGACGCAGTTCTTCTTCTTTGTACTGCGGCAACCAATTAATTAGCAAAGAGGTTTGATACCGGCACTCGTGCAAAAACCGAGCACCCCACGCTGAGAGTTTGAGTACAGCCGGCCCGCTTAATCCCCAGTGGGTGATGAGTACCGGCCCGGTTTGCTCTAATTTGGCTGCCGACAGGCGCACGCGGGCGTTGGCAACGGAGACGCCGCCTAATTCCTTGAGTCGCTCATCGGGCACGTTAAAGGTGAAGAGAGAAGGCACGGGTGACTCAATTTGATGGCCTAAATTTTTTGCCCATTTGTAACCCATCGGATTGCTGCCGGTGGCGAGTAGGAGGCGATCACAGGTTACAGTTTCGCCGGATTTTAATTCAATTTTAAAGGAAGGGTCGGGAGAGTGATAGATGGAACTAACCTGGCTGCCGTTGCGAAATTCTACCCCAGCCCGGTGAGCCGCCCGCATCAGACACTCTACAATTGTGGCGGAGTCATCGGTTATGGGAAACATCCGCCCATCCTCTTCGGTTTTTAGCTGCACTCCCCGTTCTTCAAACCAGGCAACGGTATCGCGACACTGAAACCGCGTGAATGCGCCCCGCAAGGCTTTGCCGCCTCTAGGGTAATTTTGCACTAATAAGGCCGGTTCAAAGCAGGCGTGAGTGACGTTACACCGTCCTCCGCCGGAAATACGAACTTTGGCGAGGGGTTCCCGCCCTGCTTCAAGTAGGGTAACTTGGGTGTGAGGATGAGTTTTGGCGCACGCGATCGCACCGAAGAAGCCGGCGGCACCTCCACCAATTACGACTACTTTTAAAGATTGCGAACTCAAGGCGATACCTGGTTATTTTGGGGGCTGAATGTAAGAAGGGAAGCTGAAGGGTTTATTAGTTTTTTTAGGGATATTGGATTTTTTTTAACCACAGATGCACACAGATAAACACAAATAAGATTTAGGGCACGCTTAGGCTTTATTAAGCTTACACTTTTCCTCGCAATTGTTCAAATTCTTCTCGCAAGGATTGTGGGTGATAGCCTAGGGTGTATGCTTTAGAACTGTCTAGGGATACGTCCGGGGGTCTGGGGGCTGCCATTTTAACGTCTTGTTGCCGGCAGGTTAGAATTTTGGCTTCGTCTAGTCCTAGCACTTCTACGAGTAATCGGAAAAAGTCATAACGCGAGATTCTTTCTTTTCCGCCTAAATGGATTCGTCCGTTGACTTTTTCTAATGCGAGTAAAAGTCCTTTTGCTGCTGTTTGGCCGCTTACTGGCGTGCGAAATTCGTCGGTGAATAAGGCAAGTTCTTGTCCTTTTCTGAGGCTTTCTAGCATGGGTTGAATGAAACTTTTAGCTGCCGGCCCTCCATAGCCAAACATTAAAGGCATCCGGCAAATGGCTGTCTGGGGATAGCGTTCGAGCATTCCTTCTTCAGCTAACACTTTTTGCTCGCCATAAAGGCTGACAGGACTCACGGGATCTGTTTCCCGGTAAGGAGCATTTAAGCCATTAAACACTAAGTCGGTGGAAGTGAAAACGCAAGGAATGGAGTAATCTGCACAAATGCCGGCAATATTACAAGATGCGGTTACATTGATTTCGTGGGATTCTTCAGGGTGGGTTTGGCAATAATTCGGTTGTGATTGAGCGGCAGCATGAATAACAGCATCAGGTTTAATTTCTTCAAAGATATGCTTGAGTTCCTCAAAGTTTCTTAAATCAGATTGCAATAAGTTAATTTCTGGAATTTCTACCGGCTGGGAAAAGTAGGTTCCATAAACCTGCCATTCTTCCTGGGCAATTTGACATAGGTTCCACCCTAGGAATCCACTACTGCCGGTGATTAAAAGTTTTTTCATTCTTATTTTTACGCTTCAGTTTTCCTCACCTTCCAGTTTAAATATAAAATGGGGAGGAGATGGGCGCTTACTTAAAATTTTCAAGCTTGGTGGTTTAAAAAAGGAAATGGGTAAAAGCTCCATTTCATCCCATTTTTTGATTACCTTTTACCCATTTCCCTGATTCAAAAGTAAAGGAACTCTCGATTATCCAGCCGGCTCAAAATCTGCTTTGGAAGCCCCGCAAGTAGGACAAACCCAATCCTCTGGAATATCTTCAAATGGGGTACCGGGTGCAATTCCGCTATCAGGGTCGCCTTGTGCTGGGTCATATTCATAGGCGCAGAGGGTGCATATATATTTCTGCATTCTAAGTTTCTCCTGATACATTCCCTCTTATGATACAAGCCAAGCCTCCAGAACCAAAGTTCTAGAGGCTGGTTACAATCTTCTTTCAAACGAAGGCAAGGAATGTAATCTAAACTACACAGTCGCCTTGGCTAGTGACCAAACACCATTTCCGTCTTCGTCGTACTGTTCGTGAATGGTTTTCCAGGCAGCGTGTTCAGCGTTCAAGGGATCGTTATTTTGCTCTAAGGCGGTGTTGTAGCTTTGTATAAAT
Above is a window of Microcoleus sp. FACHB-672 DNA encoding:
- a CDS encoding aldo/keto reductase, with product MNISRRDLLKVASTSGLVAAGLAASDGLFGKSLLAQQQSTPAQTRSGEMLYRTLGRTGEKVSLIGLGGHHIGRIEDEQESIKLMRSAIDRGINFMDNCWDYHDGNSEIRMGKALQNGYRDKVFLMTKIDGRTKEAAAKQIDESLKRLQTDSIDLMQHHEVIRLEDPDRIFAAGGAMEAVVAAQKAGKIRYIGFTGHKDPLVHLRMLEIADQNNFRFDAVQMPLNAMDAHFRSFESEVLTRLVKDEIGVLGMKSMGDPYILKSNTIKPIECLHYVMNLPTSTVITGMETMEILEQAFEAVRTFEAMSQEQVSALLAKTREAALKGEYELYKTSNRFDGTAKNPEWLG
- a CDS encoding phenylacetate--CoA ligase family protein — its product is MQEEQKQRALAGLQAFLNMPVETLLQERAKENAPTAALKLFDSVVATVPAYQSFLQEQGIDPTSIKTFEDFQKLPLTTKENYLRRHSLPALCRNGKLENCDIIAVSSGSTGTPTFWPRFITDEFQIASRFEQIFRDSFQADSLHTLAVICFALGTWVGGMYTASCCRHLAAKGYPITVITPGNNKTEIFRVVQELAPAFDQVVLLGYPPFLKDTIDAGIAQGIEWDKYAIKLVMAGEVFSEEWRTLVGERMGSLSPCYDFASLYGTADAGVLGNETPLSICIRRFLANHPTVARSLFGESRLPTLVQYDPLSRFFEVDNGTLLFSGDNGIPLVRYHISDAGGIISYSEMLQFLLDWGFDPLDELQSQSERGIYSLPFVYVFGRSHFTVSYFGANVYPENVTVGLEQPLIQDWVTGKFVLQVKEDADKNRLLSIVVELAPAVEASEEKQEAIAASILTHLRRLNSEFANYVPEDYQIPQITLTPTGDPEYFPVGVKHRYTRR
- a CDS encoding calcium-binding protein, translating into MSASAAVYESLAKSIVYVDDNPQFQSQVQGFLAATGYTIDRVFDDPQTGLHAIGLVSATPDRPPVLVFRGADSPVDDIALSDARGVGVSQIQANQEALQSWLTEISQDTTKNPNQLLAQVMGHSLGGALAQTAAAVFTPLIGGTITFNSPGVNQTAVSAFIQQGGSDKPVVHYIVNGDFVSLSGQAFLPGQVILQSFTDPNINPLIVRTKHRVEGLLSTPPAGYSEREISAEELNNPSFSFTNDPDFQEFAAAMSVALPQLVTPLSSRLGAESLRVTPGFSYLGLLNQIDTALDLSQNNYLDGYALNNTVLGLEGNDIVIGDEGNDTLNGNQADDILSGAGRDDILYGGQNNDALFGNLGTDYLSGDLGNDSLYGGKGSDTLIGSEGDDILRGESDSDFLTGGSGFDQFVLAVGEGTDTIIDFIKGEDLLALSGGLTFRQLVIAAGENSTLIASNGQFIANVVGIDPSSISESDFIQI
- a CDS encoding GNAT family N-acetyltransferase, yielding MLLPGYTLRTGSGLDRALLVKFMQRTYQELYPEQDFSHLALTVEQYFSNKTPLWWVDLKDEADSTFYPPPFTRHPSPVGCLWVGNAIDQPSGDRHAHIFLVYVAPEHRRRGIGEALVSHAEAWAKERGDHQIALQVFVQNQPALNLYQKLGYQTQSLWMLKLLQPNQE
- a CDS encoding HEAT repeat domain-containing protein, translated to MDDYDDLSALTIEAELESPLDLMEEAEPPKPDPEEMLPLLDSPDSQQRMLATRAFCEIQDERAIPHLIRLLKDPCPLVRVSAGYALGRNPSPDAVDSLIEQLNRDWNGYVRKGVVWALGNCRDRRSLMPLLDALKTDISAVRLWAASSLGQMASVGYDTVIAALPPLIESLRRDPMPAVRSNCAWALGQLCRELPSNVVYATAIDALIEAFAEDEDMGVREDAKGSLLRVGDPRGIQLIEELELEGWPLV
- a CDS encoding NAD(P)/FAD-dependent oxidoreductase; the protein is MSSQSLKVVVIGGGAAGFFGAIACAKTHPHTQVTLLEAGREPLAKVRISGGGRCNVTHACFEPALLVQNYPRGGKALRGAFTRFQCRDTVAWFEERGVQLKTEEDGRMFPITDDSATIVECLMRAAHRAGVEFRNGSQVSSIYHSPDPSFKIELKSGETVTCDRLLLATGSNPMGYKWAKNLGHQIESPVPSLFTFNVPDERLKELGGVSVANARVRLSAAKLEQTGPVLITHWGLSGPAVLKLSAWGARFLHECRYQTSLLINWLPQYKEEELRQMLLLVKSQLPRRAISTSCPVPIPRRLWERLIDAAGIDNEKRWAELPNKSLNELIQQLIQGKYEITGKGIFKEEFVTCGGVNLKEIDFKTMESRHCSGLYFAGEILDIDGVTGGFNFQSAWTTAWIAGQAIGNTQSP
- a CDS encoding SDR family oxidoreductase, whose product is MKKLLITGSSGFLGWNLCQIAQEEWQVYGTYFSQPVEIPEINLLQSDLRNFEELKHIFEEIKPDAVIHAAAQSQPNYCQTHPEESHEINVTASCNIAGICADYSIPCVFTSTDLVFNGLNAPYRETDPVSPVSLYGEQKVLAEEGMLERYPQTAICRMPLMFGYGGPAAKSFIQPMLESLRKGQELALFTDEFRTPVSGQTAAKGLLLALEKVNGRIHLGGKERISRYDFFRLLVEVLGLDEAKILTCRQQDVKMAAPRPPDVSLDSSKAYTLGYHPQSLREEFEQLRGKV
- the rd gene encoding rubredoxin, which produces MQKYICTLCAYEYDPAQGDPDSGIAPGTPFEDIPEDWVCPTCGASKADFEPAG